The sequence below is a genomic window from Anaerocolumna chitinilytica.
ATGGTGTTTGCACGAAAGACGATACTCGCCGGGTGGAGTTTATTCAGAGGGCAGTTGCGGGGGTGCAGGCATGTATTGCTGATGGTATTCCCGTTAAGGGGTATATGTATTGGAGCTTGCTCGATAACTACGAGTGGTATAAAGGTTTTGTAAAAAAATATGGACTAATCGGGGTCGACCGCATAACACAAAACCGTATGCCCAAACCAAGTCTTTACGTACTTGGTGACTATTGTAATAAGTAATACATTTTTTATTGATTGTTCAATGCATGTTGAGTGTATTGTGTTGATGACAAAGGTGAAAATAATGGTATAATATAGCTTATTCATATTAGTAAAGGTAATGAAAATGAAAGAAATAAAAGTGATGCCTTACTAAAATAAAGACGTAGTTGTAATTTAATGTGAGAGGATATGTTATGATAAAATTTGAAACCCAAAGACTGATATTGAGAAATTTTATTTCGAGTGATATTGATGACTTTTATGAATATATGAGGTTAGAAAGTACAGCAAAGTATGAAGATTTTGAACCACAGACATACAAAGAATGCACTTCCGCCATAGAACGAAGAATTACATTGGATAATGTGATGGCAGTTATTTTAAAAGATAGTGGAAAGATGATTGGTGATATTAACTTTTCACAGGAAGGAGAGAAAGGAACTTACGAAATTGGTTATGACTTTAATGAAAAGTTTTGGAATAATGGGTATGCTACAGAAGCCTGTATTGCTGTACTCAATCACATTTTTAGTGAAGTGGGAGGTCGTAGAGTATACGCGCAATGCAATGACGATAATTATTCATCAATTAAGTTATTAGAGCGTTTAGGAATGAGACAAGAAGGGCATTTCATTGAAGACGTTACTTTTAAAAACGATAGTACTGGAAATCCTATATATGTGAACAGTTATTTATATGCGATTCTTAAAAGAGAATGGAATTTAAATGAACAAAATCAATAACTTGTAAGTAATTTAATATCCCGAATAAAGCGAGTTTATTATGTAAAGACTTCGGGAAAAATATTGCAATGAGCTACTTTACAGGGATGAAATAATAAAGATTTAATTTGAAAAAGCATTAATACTATATCTGTATGTGATTTCATTAATTTGGAGGTAAGATTAGATGAATATAAAATTTGATCCCAATAATAATATTATTAAACTCTGTATAATGGGGATGGGTTTAGAAGATAGTGGGAACGAAGAAGAAGCAATCTCGATGTTTCATAAAGCATGGAATGAAGCAACAAATGACTATGAAAAATTTATTGCAGCTTATCATTTAGCTCGTCAACAAAAGAATATTGCAGACAAATTAAAATGGATGGAAACGTCTTTACAGTGTGCCTTAAATATAAATGATGATAATGTAAAGAGTGCATACCCAACATTGTATGCAAACATTTCTTGGTGTTATGAGGAGTTGCAGGATACGGATAATGCAAAAAGAAATTATGATTTGTCTGAATTATATAAAGGTAAGCCAACTGATAAAGGACCGTTTTATCATGGGACAAAGGCAGATTTAAAGGTTGGTGATTTACTGACAGCGGGCGGAATTTCAAATTACCAGTCTGGTCTTCAAATGAATCACATTTATTTTACAGCTAATACCAATGGCGCAGGACTTGCAGCAGCATTAGCAAAAGGAGAAGGAAGAGAACGCGTTTATATAGTAGAACCAACAGGAGAATTTGAAAACGACCCTAACGTTACCGACAAAAAATTTCCAGGTAACTTAACACGTTCTTATCGCTCAAAAGAACCTTTAAGAATTATTGGTGAGGAAACAGAGTGGAGGCAACTAACAACTGCGGAACGAAGCAAATGGCGTGAAAATTTAGCAAAAAGCAAGGGTGAAATTATTAACTGAATATGTTTCAATTAGGTAAAATAGTTACTTTATTTAAAAATTCCCGAGATGCAATGAAGAATTGCAGGCGGCAGCTGGGTTTGTTGAAGCAAAGATTAAAGAGATATTATTGTATTAGTCTTATAGCTCCGGAGCTGAATAGAAAATCTTTCCCTTTAAATTATTAGTGTAAGCGAGAGCTCCATCCAACGTTATTACAACAGCACCCATATCCTTCATTTGGTTAACGCTGCGGATAATTGTGGCAGCATCTAATCCAAACAGTTTGGTAGTATAGATATCGCAGTCCAGGGAGCTGTCAGCAATAATTGTTAAAGAAGCGATGTTGCTTTCTATAGGATAGCCTGTTTGGCTGTTAAATATATGGTGGTATTTACTGCCTTCCTGTTCAAGAACTCGCTCATAGATTCCTGAAGTTACAACCGATTGGTTTCTGATTGTGACAAGTGCTGCCGCATTTCCTCTAGGTAATAACGGATTTTGAATTCCTACTTTCCAATCACCGCCCTCGGAAGGGGATTCTCCAAGAACAAGAACATTGCCCCCCAGATCCACCATAGCTGAGACAGCTCCATGTTCCCTAAATAACTCCATTACTTTATCAGCAAAATAACCTTTCGCTATCGCACCAAGGTCTATTTCCATACCTTTTTTTAAGAAATGGACAGTTTTTCCCCTGTCTTCCAATTGTATATTTTCAGGTTTTAAAAGCTCCAGCACATTCTTGATTGCTTCTTTTTCTGGCACCTGTGCTTCTTTAAAACCGATTCTCCATAATTTTATTAATGGGCCTATTGCTATATTTAAATAACTATCTTCGCATAAACTATGCTTTTTTCCTATTTTAATCAGTTCATACAGCTCATCGTCTACCTTCTGGGGAGCGATCGCAGCTGTCTTCTTTAGCATGGCAAGCTGTGAGGTATCGGTGTTAGCACTAAAGACTTTGTTGTAATGAATCAGCATGTCCTCAGCCTTTTTAACCAGACCTTCGGCATCGTTTCCTTTGATATAGAGGGAGATTTTTGTTCCCATAAGATAGATAATCTTTGTATACTCAGTCATTTCATTCTCCTATCTTGGAATTGTTCTGCCCGTGAACTAGAAAGGCGCTTATCAGGTCATTATCGATACTGGTCAGGGTTCTTTCACTTTGATATGCTATAAAATAATCCAAACTTAGTTCATCAATGGGAATGGGATATATATTATAATCCGACGGGCACTCCTTAACATAGACGCTTTCGGGTATAATAGTCAACCCTAAATTATTCGTAGCCAGCTTAAGTGCAGTATTGATTTCAGTGCTTTCCAGGATGATATGGGGTTCTACCTTATACACGTTTAATAGATGGTCAATCTGTTTTCTGATGGCAGAGCCCTTGGAAGTTAGTATCAGTTTTTGACTTAAGACTTCACTTATATCGATCATTCCTTCTGGAATGATTGCGATATCTTTCTGATATAGATTACAGCAGCGCGGAATTACAGCCCTGTATCGGTGTCTTCCCCAGCTAACAGAGTTTAAATTTGGTGAAATGTTGCTGGAATTTTGTCCAATCCAAAAATCCAATTCATTGTTTTGTGTGAGCTTCTCGCTTTTCTCCGGTAAAATCTCTGCAAGCTCAATTCTGCAGTTTGGATGGGTGTTCAAAAACTCAGGTAAAAAAAGTGGTAAAAGGTAAGTGCCAAGACTTGGAAGTACTCCTATCCTTATCACTGTGGTATCACTGTCTGATACATCTGATATTTCACGAAGCAGCTTCGTGTAGTTGTTTTCTAAGGTAGTCAAATACTGATAGTAGATTTTCCCTTGTTCGGTTAAACGAAAGGGAAGTTTGTTACGGGAGATCAGTTCACAGTTTAACTCATGTTCCACCCTTTTAATAATCTGTGTCAGATAAGGCTGAGAGATATAAAGTGATTTAGCAGCTTTACTATAATTGCTGTATTTTAAAAGGGCATCAATATAAAAAAGGATATCTTGAGAGCCGATGTTTGACATTTCCTTACTTCCTTCGGTAACGATAGAATTTGATTTTTCTGATTATAACAAATTTGTTATCAAACTTCAATGAATAACTATTAGATAATATAAGTATGGCATGTTAAAATAATATCAAACACATGACCATAGTTGTGAAAATTAAAGATAGGTAATTGTTTCGATATCGGAAGGAGATTACTATGAAATATTTAGCAATCGTAGGCACTAATTCAGATGTGTCAACAAATCGTATGCTGCTTCAGTATATGCAAAAGTATTTTGCAAATGAGGCAGAGATAGAAGTATATGAAATTAAGGAGTTACCTGCTTTTATGGAACCGGAGGATTTTGAGATTCCAGAAAAGGTTGCAGAGTTATCTGATAAAATCTTGAAAGCGGATGGAGTAATTATAGCAACTCCAGAGTACGATCATGCGATACCCGCAGTTTTAAAGAGCGCTCTGGAATGGATCAGCTATACGAGTCAGGCACTTACGGATAAGCCTGTTTTAATCGTAGGAGCATCTCATGGTACCCTTGGCTCCTCAAGAGCACAGGCCCATCTAAGACAAATACTTGATTCCCCTGAGCTTGCTGCTAGAATCATGCCAAGCAGTGAGTTCCTTTTAGGAAAATCCCAAGGTGCCTTTGATAGTTCCGGGAATCTCATCTATTTGGATAAGGTGTCAGAGCTGGAAGAAATTTTTAGAGAGTTTGTTCTGTTTACGGATATTACAACAAAGCTTCTAAAAGACAAAGTTTTGAACAAAAAGGTTACAAAATATACCTGGCAGGAGTAATAACGTAAGAGTTGAAAATAGAAATCCTTCACAGAGTGAAAGATAATAATTTTTCACTTGGCAAAAGTTGTGTTTGCGCTGTGAACACAACTTGTGATGCGGAAAAAGCAACGTAGAAATGAGGAGAATATCAATGAAATTTATAGCTATTGTTGGAACAAATGCAAAAAAATCATATAATCGTAAACTCCTTCAGTTTATGAAAAAACACTTTGAATCCAAGGCAGAAATAGAACTCCTTGAAATTACCGATGTACCTATGTTTAATCAATCAGATAATCAGTCCTATGGTGAAGTAATCCAGAGGTTTAATGATAAGATTACTGCAGCGGAGGGTGTTATTATAGCTACTCCTGAATATAATCATTCTGTTCCATCCGGATTAAAAAGTTTGATTGAATGGTTAAGCTTTGATCTCCATCCACTGGCTGGCAAACCAGTTATGATTGTTGGTGCTTCTCTTGGAACACAAGGGTCCTCTCGTGCACAGCTGCATCTTCGTCAGATCCTGGATGCACCAGGAGTGGATGCAAACGTAATGCCGGGATATGAGTTTTTACTTGGTAAAGCAAATACTGCTTTTGATGATGCCGGTAACCTTAGCAATGAAGGAACCGTAGATTTCCTGGAGATATGCTTTTTACGCTTTATGCGCTATGCTAAAATTGCAAATCAGCTGAATGAGGAAGAGGAGTTTTCCTTTGAACCGGGGAATTATGAAGTAAATGCAATTGGTCACAGCGGAAATCTTCCAATGACAGTTTCCTTTAGCGAAAAACGAATCGAGAGTATTAAGATAGACACCAAGGGTGAAACAGAAGGCATTGCCGATGTGGTTTTCGTAAGAATACCGGATAAAATCCTGGAAGGACAGACTTTAAATGTAGATGCACTCTCTGGTGCATCAGAAACCAGCAATGCGGTCATTGACGGTGTAGCAAAAGCAGTAAAGCTTGCAGGGGTAAATCCGGATATCTTAAAGAGACGGCCAAAGCCAGCTAGCAGCCGAATCAGGGAAGACGAAGAATATACATGTGATGTAGTGGTTGTAGGCGGAGGAGGTGCCGGACTGAGTGCAGCGTCTACCGTGCTGCAGAATGGTTACAGTGCGATTGTTCTTGAAAAATATCCGGCAGTGGGTGGAAACACCATACGCTCCGGCGGTCCTGTCAATGCAGCAGATCCCCAATGGCAGAGCCAGTTTGAAGAGAATCCGGGAGAAAGACATACCATTGAGGCGTTACTAAGTACAGCTGAGAGTGAGATCCACGCAGAATATCTGGAGGATTTCCGAGCATTGAAAGAAGAATTCGCTGCCTACCAGAACAAGTTCGGCACACAAAAGGGATATTTATTTGATTCACCGCTCCTTCACAGAATGCAGACTTATTTTGGTGGAAAACGAACAGACTTGAAGGGCAACACCATATACGGACAATATGACCTGGTAAAAATCCTGACGGACAGGGCCTTAGAGAGTGTAAATTGGCTGGAGGAGATAGGTGTTGAGTATGATAAAAGCCTCGTATTTGCTCCGGTTGGTGCACTTTGGCGCCGTGGACATAAGCCTGTGAAAAGCTATGGAACTGCATTTATACTAGCTCTAAGCAAATATGTAGAGGAGCACAAAGGAAAGATTATCACGGACAGTCCGGTAAAGGAATTTATAATAGAGAATGGTGAAATAAAAGGAGTTATTGCCACCGGTGTCAATGGACAGAAAATAACAGTACACTCAAAGTCAGTTATTCTGGCAAGTGGTGGTTTTGGTGCGAATACAAAGATGCTAAAAGAATATAACACCTACTGGAGTAACATTGATGATGATATAAGAACAACGAATTCCTACGCTATGACTGGCGATGGAATACAGCTTGGTAAAACGGTAGGAGCAGCACTTACTGGAATGGGATTTACTCAGATGATGCCTGTATCTGATCCTGAGACTGGCGAATTATTCAGTGGACTTCAGGTACCACCTGAAAACTTTGTAATTGTTAATAGAGAAGGAAAACGGTTTGTCAATGAATTTTCCGGACGAGATGTTTTAACAAAAGCAGCCATCGATCAGGGAGGTTTATTCTACTTAATCGCTGATGATGAGATAAAGAAAACTGCAGCTAATACGAGTCAGGAAAAAATAGACCATCAGGTAGAGGCTGGTACCTTATTTAGAGCTGATACCATTGAGGAGCTGGCAGTGAAAGTCGGTATGGATCCTGCAATTCTTACAGATACCGTTGCGAAATATAATTCCTATGTAGATCAGGGCTTTGATCCTGAATTTCATAAGGATACCTTTAGCCTAAAAGTGGAGAAAGCCCCGTTTTATGCCACCCCTAGAAAGCCAGCCGTTCATCATACCATGGGAGGTCTTAAAATAGATACCAATGCCTGTGTATTAGACGAAAACGGACAGCCAATTAAAAATCTTTATGCAGCCGGAGAAGTTGCAGGAGGTATCCATGCAGGCAATCGCCTTGGCGGCAATGCGTTAACTGATATCTTTACCTTTGGACGGATTGCAGGTAAAACTGCAGTTGATAATATCAAATGATGATTGGAGCCTGGAGGGGGATAAGAGGCAGGATAGTCTTCAAGCGCTGAACAGTTTGATATTACAGAAGTTATCCTTTGTTCATAACAGATCTTCAAAACAACCCGCTTTTCATTGAAAAGCGGGTTGTTTAAAATAGGAGAACTATTCTTAAATCAGAATGAAATACAATAATTAACAAAATTCGACATAAGGCATACTATAATGTAAACATATTGCAATTCTATTTAATGCCTTTAATGGGAACAAGCTTGAGAATGATTAGCTATTATGAATCATGAATCAACATGTCAGGAATTGTTTAAATCTAATTCGAAAAATTTTAGGTGATTGCAAACATGGAAATTGCTTATGTATTTTGAATAAGAATCAAGGAGTTGTTTGTATGAATTATGACAGGAGGCAGGAATTAACCGGACGCATCGTTTTACCTGATGATCCTCAGTATAACGATGCTCGAAGGGAATTTAATACCTTCTTTAATCGATTTCCTTTGGTCATTGTATTTGCCGAAGAAATACAGGATGTAATTAATGCTATAAGATGGGCGCGAAGCAGGGAGATACCAATCCGTGTACGTTCCGGTCGGCATAATTATGAAGGCCTATCCGTAGTTGACGCAGGTGTTGTTATTGATGTTAGTGAGATGAAACGGGTAGAGCTGGATAATAGGTCTGGCATCGTTACAGTGCAAACTGGACTGCGTGACTTCGAATTGGCAGAGGTGCTAGGTAGGGATGGGCTTGTAGTACCTCCTGGTCTTTGTCCTACCACCGGTATTGGAGGATTTACCTTGGGAGGCGGACAAAGCAGTCTGTCCCGTCAATGGGGATTGGCAATTGACAGTTTAGTAGAGGTGGAAATGGTCGATGCTAACGGCTGTGTACTCTATGCCAATGCTGAACACAATTGTGATTTATTCTGGGCATTGCGGGGAGGCGGAGGCGGTAACTTTGGTGTTTGTACCTCATTCCGTTTCAAGACGCATCCTATTGATATGGTTGCTTATGCCTGGATTGAGTGGGAGCTTCAGGATTTAAAACAGGTACTTTATGTCTGGCAGCAATATACAGTACCGGGGGCTGACCGACGACTTACGCCGCTGCTATCAATTGTTTCAGGTCAGAAGCCGCTATTATTGATGCAAGGGATTTTTCTTGGATCAGAGAGGGAGCTTCGATATCTGCTTGAGCCTCTGCTGCAGTCTAGTCCACCTATAGAAAGTACGATTGAAGAGATACCCTGGCTTGAAGCAGCTGCGCTGATAGGAGCTACCCAACCTGATATACCGGAGTCTTTCAAGAGCGTCGGACCCTTTGTTGAGCAGCTGCTACCCGATAAAGCAATTGATATCATCCAGCATTTTATTACCGAAGCGCCTTCCGGTATTACCGCCACCGTCCTATTCCATGGCTTAGGTGGAGCAGTAGCTGAAATAGGAAACACGGAAACGGCATATTTTTATCGTAAAGCTTTATCAAATATGTCACCCTGGGCTACTTGGGATGCTCCTGAAGGCGCGGCACAGGGCATTCGATGGGTAGAGGATTTTCGTAAGGCTATGCTTCCATTCACTCGAGGTGTTTATGTCAATACACCTGATTTGTTGATTGAGAATTGGCCGGAGGCATACTATGGCTGTAATTTCGAAAGATTGACCCGGATAAAGGCCAAATATGACCCTAAGAATGTTTTCCACTATCCGCAAAGTATACCGCCTGCTTTCTGTGAATGAAATAATAGATTGATCTTCCCCACAAGCAGGACCTCCTGTCGTAATTACTATTCTGCGATAGGAGGTCTTTTCGTCAATGCCTTTTTCCTGGAGCTGTTCATTGTTCCGTAATTAAGCTTTCTACGTCGTAGAGCCGTGGTGCCTTTATTCCGTACTTTCTGGCATCTGTTATAATTTCCTGTACGGCATAGCCAACTTTATAGTGATTATGCGCCACAAGTGCATAGGAGATGCTTTTCGGAGAAAAAACAACGTGACTCATAAGAAATCCAACAACTTTAGGCGGAAGGCTGCTCAACACTTTTGTCATAACATCAAGCTTTGAACCCTTTGCTTTTAAAACAGGGATCATTTCTTTCAAATCCCAACCTAATCCATTGAGTGCTTCCCGTGAAGAAACTACATTTGCAAAACTGCCGGTTTTTAAGACTTCGACTTCCATTGCAGCGTTGAATGCGAAGTGATTCCAGAGCCAGCTTTTTACATCCTTTTGAACCATTATCTTGAAGTCTGTCTGGGCAAAAAGTTTACGAACCTCTAAATCCCTTTTGGTAGGCTCGGGTTCAAATGTTCCAAACTGAACCGTTTTGTAAAGTCCGCCGTAAAGAGTGTTTCCTTCAAATCCGCCGCCGGCACCTGGGAAGCCATAAACAATTTGACTGGGTGGAATTGGTTGAACGGCGGATTGAGGGTCCTGCCAGAAGTTACAGAAAAAAAGGACTGTTGCATTTCCAACTCGCGGTGCCAGGTACTTAACCGCATTTGATACCTGTTCGGGGTTGACGCTCAGAATAATGAGGTCATAGTCGTGATTGGCCTTTATCTCTTCGTGCATCACAATAGGCCATTTTTCTTTGACTGTTCTGTCTTTTTTACTTTTCCTTGCGTCCCATAATTCCAAATTTACATAGGAGCTATATTGTGCCTTCCTGCCTTCACGAACATAGAACTCAACGGTGTGGCCTGCGTTTTCGAAAGCCCAGGCGTACTGTGTACCTATTACACCGCGGCCCAAAATTAATATTTTCATAATACATCCTCCAGAATGATCATCTGTTGACTTTTCAACAGGTGTTTGATATTCTTAGCTTACTGATTTGGGGAGAGAATTTCAATAGTTACAATAGTTCAAACTGTTGATAACTCAACACATTGTGCGAATTTGTTGAATATCTGGAAGGAAACTTTATGGATAGAAGAATACAAAAAACAAGAGAGCTGATTATAAGTACCTTCATAGACCTTCTAGGTGAAAAGGGATTTGAGAAAATAACCATTAATGACATTGCAGAGCGCGCGAACATAAACAGAGGGACTGTATATCTGCATTTCGTGGATAAATTCGATTTACTGGATAAGTGTATAGAAAAATATGTTGAACTGCTGCTAAATCACTGTGCCAATAGTACGGATACCACTCTAAGTGTAAGCGCATTTCAAAGTATATTTGAATATTTAGAGAAAAATTATACAGTATATAAATTGCTTTTTGGTAAGGAAGGCTTCGGAATTTTCAGTAACCGCTTATATGCCATTATTGCGCAAACAGTAACCGAGGTTATCGGAATAAAGTCAGAAAACCATGCATTATCAAACGGTGTAACCACTCATTTTTTGGCTTCCGGTTTTATTGGAACTATCGAATGGTGGATCAATAATTCTATGCCCTGCAGTGTGCAGGAAATTACAGAGCAGCTTATGTTTTTACTGGAACCATACACCAGGCATCTTATACCACGTTAAACTAATTTGACATATTAAATAGATAAGTAAAAATGAAGGTAATAAAATAGGCATTCGTGTGTTTATGTAGGATAAATACATTAATGTCTTTTTTTTCTATTGACATATGAAACATGATGCGCTAAACTAAAATTGTTTTAAACATGTTTAATAAACACTTATAGGAGAAATACACAATGCAAGTAGATGATGTAAAGAATTCATTAATTCAAGCTACAGTACAGTTGTTGACTAAAAATAAAAATTCAAGAAAAATTACAGCTCGACAAATTGCAAATGAAGCAGGTGTAAATTTAGCCATGATAAATTATTACTTTAGTTCCAAGGATGCACTTGTAACTCTCGCTGTCAGTAAAATTTTGGAGGATCGAGCCGATGAACTGAAAGTGATCAGGAACAGTAAAATTACCCCCCAGCAGAGGCTAAAAGAGTTTTTAATTACAATGTCTGACATTACAATTGACTATGCAGAACTTACGAGGCCTACAGTTCCCTATGTATTGTTGGAGGGTGAGATAGAACTGCCATACTACATTCTTCCCATGGTAAAGGAGTGCATCGGAGATAAACGCTCTGAAACAGAGTGCAGGATTATCGCTTATCAGCTCATATCTTTTTCGCAGCTCATATTTTATCGTTCTACTGATTTTTTGAAATATACAGGAGTTGATATCAACGATAAAGAGCAGAGGGATGCGTTATTTCAAACAATTTTAAAGTTGTTATTAAATGATTAATTTCAAGGAGGTATATAACAATGAAATATTTAGGGATTATTTCCATCATTGCAATCGCCTGTACGTTACTTTGCGGTCTTTGGATGAAATTCGGACCAGGTGAAAAGGACGTTAATTTTCATGCAGTACTATCTATTGGGACTATGTTGTTATGTCTTGTTACAATTATCCTGTATATGATTAAACTGAAAGTATAGTTTCATCAGGCTTCCTCTTTCATTCGAAATGGCAAAAGAACTAATTTTAAAAAGAAATTCACTACCGCAAAGTATCAATTAGAATATCGATATATTTGGTTGTGTTAATTGCGGTAAATTTTATAATGGGGGTTGCAATTGATTTTTAATGCCCTTATACTTTGTTTCAAGGATATCCTTTAACAAATTAAAGGAGTAGAAAAATGATTACAAAGAAAACAGAATTTGAACAGCTGCACAAGTATGTAGAGGAGAGTTCAGGCAACGAGAAGAACATATGTGAGATAACCGCCATCAAAAACGGAAGGATAGTTTATGAGGACTACTGGCATGGATACCGGCGAGGGGATACACTTAATGTCATGTCAGTCACCAAGAGTGTCATGGCACTATTGACCGGTATCGCAATCGACAAAGGACTTATCAGGAGTGTTGACCAAAAAGTTCTGGAGTTCTTTCCGGACTACCTTGTGAAGCGTGGAGAGAAGACAATTTATGATATTACAATCCGCCATCTTCTCACAATGACAGCCCCGTACAAGTACAAGTCTGAACCCTGGACAAAGGTTTGTAGCAGCGATAACTGGACAAAAGCGGCTCTTGACATCCTTGGTGGGAGAAACGGCATCACGGGTGAATTCAAGTATTCAACGCTGGGGATTCAGATACTGTCCGGTGTGATAGAAAATGCCAGCGGTATGAAGGTGATTGATTTTGCCAATACCTTTCTCTTTGAACCCCTTAGTATTCCGCGTCATACGAATAAGGAAGGCAGTACAAAAGAAGAGCAGTTCAACTTTTTAATGAGC
It includes:
- a CDS encoding serine hydrolase domain-containing protein; its protein translation is MITKKTEFEQLHKYVEESSGNEKNICEITAIKNGRIVYEDYWHGYRRGDTLNVMSVTKSVMALLTGIAIDKGLIRSVDQKVLEFFPDYLVKRGEKTIYDITIRHLLTMTAPYKYKSEPWTKVCSSDNWTKAALDILGGRNGITGEFKYSTLGIQILSGVIENASGMKVIDFANTFLFEPLSIPRHTNKEGSTKEEQFNFLMSKEPKGNVWYADPQIVNTAGWGLALSANDLIAIGLMCLQKGIYNGNRIVTEEWIDAFSTPYIDLDDRFGNMSYGFLWWIIDANKRIYAAIGDGGNIIYINEAKGVCVGIAGTFKPRIFDRVQFIQKKIEPLL